Proteins co-encoded in one Streptomyces sp. NBC_01283 genomic window:
- a CDS encoding LysR family transcriptional regulator, with amino-acid sequence MDVRQLEYFLAIVDHGGFNRAASALYLSQPSLSQAVQALERDLGSSLFHRIGRRAVLTEAGSALIEPARAAVRSLQTARASVTAVHELREGCLDIAAMPSQAVEPLTTMIRAFRGRYPGVSVNIRAAFTSGDVVDMVRTGAAELGLLATSGPLTGKEVVTHAVGEQRFVLVTPPDGPFSAGRPVACEELAGQQLIVGQRGTGMRAYVDGLRERGIDFAIAAETEHRVAILPLVLAGAGLAVVTESWRTMAERAGALVLDIEPRTTLQIALVSRRAEQAPAAHAFLTCALAAIERT; translated from the coding sequence ATGGACGTTCGTCAGCTGGAGTACTTCCTCGCCATCGTGGATCACGGGGGTTTCAACCGGGCGGCCTCGGCCCTCTACCTCTCCCAGCCGTCGCTGTCCCAGGCGGTGCAGGCGCTTGAGCGTGACCTGGGGAGCAGTCTCTTCCACCGGATCGGCCGCAGGGCCGTGCTGACCGAGGCGGGTTCGGCATTGATCGAACCCGCCCGGGCGGCCGTGCGCAGCCTGCAGACGGCCCGCGCCAGCGTCACCGCGGTCCACGAGCTCCGTGAGGGGTGCCTGGACATCGCCGCCATGCCGTCCCAGGCGGTGGAGCCGCTGACCACGATGATCCGCGCGTTCCGGGGCCGGTATCCCGGGGTGTCGGTGAACATCCGGGCCGCCTTCACCTCGGGCGATGTCGTCGACATGGTGCGTACCGGCGCCGCGGAGCTGGGGCTCCTCGCGACGTCGGGCCCGCTGACTGGCAAGGAAGTGGTCACGCACGCCGTCGGGGAGCAGCGCTTCGTCCTGGTGACCCCTCCCGACGGGCCGTTCTCGGCAGGCCGGCCGGTCGCATGCGAGGAACTGGCCGGTCAGCAACTGATCGTCGGGCAGCGGGGCACCGGCATGCGCGCCTACGTCGACGGGCTGCGCGAGCGGGGCATCGACTTCGCGATCGCGGCGGAGACCGAGCACCGGGTGGCGATCCTGCCGCTGGTGCTCGCGGGAGCCGGACTCGCCGTGGTCACCGAGTCCTGGCGCACGATGGCCGAGCGCGCCGGTGCGCTGGTGCTCGACATCGAGCCGCGTACGACGCTCCAGATCGCACTGGTCAGCCGCCGCGCCGAGCAGGCACCGGCCGCTCACGCCTTCCTGACCTGTGCGCTTGCCGCCATCGAGCGCACATAG
- a CDS encoding tartrate dehydrogenase, translating to MTHHHIALIPGDGIGAEVLPPAQQVIDAVGARHGFGFSYTSYDWSCERYVNEGAMMPEDGLDQLRDKDAILLGAVGYPGVPDHASLWGLLIPIRRGFRQYVNVRPIRVFEGVESPLRGAAPGEVDFVVVRENVEGEYSEIGGRLNRGFPEEMAVQESVFTRAGVTRVLDHAFELAARRGGRLTSATKSNGIVHTLPFWDELVAERGAAHPGVTWDQEHIDALAAKFVLDPARFDVVVASNLFGDILSDLAAAVAGSIGIAPAANLNPEREHPSMFEPVHGSAPDIAGQGIANPLGAIWSAAMMLEHLGHGEAASDITGAIAAVLAKTDLRTPDLGGSATTAEFTEKLLELL from the coding sequence ATGACCCATCACCACATCGCACTCATCCCCGGCGACGGCATCGGGGCCGAGGTCCTGCCGCCCGCCCAGCAGGTCATCGACGCCGTCGGCGCCCGCCACGGCTTCGGCTTCTCGTACACCTCCTACGACTGGTCGTGCGAGCGGTACGTCAACGAGGGCGCGATGATGCCCGAGGACGGCCTCGACCAGTTGCGCGACAAGGACGCCATCCTGCTCGGCGCGGTCGGCTACCCGGGCGTGCCCGACCACGCCTCCCTGTGGGGCCTGCTCATCCCGATCCGGCGGGGCTTTCGCCAGTACGTCAACGTCCGCCCGATCCGCGTCTTCGAGGGCGTCGAGAGCCCGCTGCGCGGCGCCGCACCCGGCGAGGTGGACTTCGTCGTCGTCCGCGAGAACGTCGAGGGCGAGTACAGCGAGATCGGCGGCCGGCTCAACCGGGGCTTCCCGGAGGAAATGGCCGTGCAGGAGTCCGTGTTCACCCGCGCAGGAGTGACCCGCGTCCTCGACCACGCCTTCGAGCTGGCCGCGCGGCGCGGCGGAAGGCTCACCTCGGCCACCAAGTCCAACGGCATCGTGCACACCCTGCCGTTCTGGGACGAGCTGGTCGCCGAGCGGGGCGCCGCGCACCCGGGGGTGACCTGGGACCAGGAGCACATCGACGCGCTGGCCGCCAAGTTCGTCCTTGACCCGGCCCGCTTCGACGTGGTGGTGGCCTCCAACCTCTTCGGCGACATCCTGAGCGACCTGGCCGCCGCCGTGGCCGGTTCCATCGGGATCGCCCCGGCCGCCAACCTCAACCCGGAGCGCGAGCACCCCTCGATGTTCGAGCCCGTGCACGGCTCGGCCCCGGACATCGCGGGCCAGGGCATCGCCAACCCCCTGGGGGCGATCTGGTCGGCCGCCATGATGCTGGAGCACCTCGGCCACGGCGAGGCGGCCTCGGACATCACCGGCGCCATCGCCGCGGTGCTCGCCAAGACCGACCTGCGCACCCCCGACCTCGGCGGCAGCGCCACCACGGCCGAGTTCACCGAGAAGCTCCTCGAACTTCTCTGA